Proteins encoded by one window of uncultured Draconibacterium sp.:
- a CDS encoding glycoside hydrolase family 3 C-terminal domain-containing protein — MKKSILNLMLIFCAITVFAQNENLDFLDPSLPLDERVDLLVSQMTLQEKVDQLEYTSKAVDRLQVPEYNWWNECLHGVARAGYATVFPQSISIAASWDVDLVNRVAVAISDEARAKHHEFVRRDKRGIYQGLTFWSPNINIFRDPRWGRGHETYGEDPYLTGILGTQFVKGLQGDDPKYLKVVATAKHYAVHSGPEPLRHEFNALVSERDLRETYLPAFRMLIKDGGAYSVMGAYNQFRGFPCCASDELYGILRNDWGFDGYIVSDCWAISDFYTYQGFSKDAAEAAAVAVKAGTDLNCGNSYRHLTEAVERGLITEEEIDVAVKRLFTARFKLGMFDPDEDVSYAQIPFSVNTSKENDALALEAARKSIVLLKNENNTLPISKDIKTLAVIGPNADNWESLVGNYNGIAKNPVTVLKGLQNKLPNTKILYAEGSHLANGVSNLHAIPSENLQTADGTQGVKAEYFNNAEFEGEPAFTRVDENIDFYWESAAPTPELDDDDFSVRWTGYIVPPVTGEYKIGSWGMPKLNIWLEGEMLMKHNSEHHAFHHEKAVKMEAGKKYKFVYEYVNDHGDGDAKLMWAIPNQNLQQEAVEVVKKADAVVLVLGLSQRLEGEEMPIKVDGFEGGDRTHLKLPETQRELMKAVEATGKPVILVLLNGSALAVNWANENLEAILSAGYPGQEGGNAVADVLMGDYNPAGRLPVTYYKSVDQLPQFEDYDMENRTYKYFNDEPLYPFGFGLSYTTFSYSDLKLDRSAKIGEAVEISAKVTNSGNTKGEEVVQLYLTDIVASTPRPKYQLEGFQRIALEPGETKTVKFVLQPRQFSIIGADDKRVIEAGDFSLFVGGSQPKGKGLNGISKTIELKGKNTFIE, encoded by the coding sequence ATGAAAAAATCAATTCTAAACTTAATGCTAATTTTTTGTGCTATAACAGTATTTGCACAAAATGAAAATCTCGATTTTTTAGATCCTTCTTTACCGCTGGATGAGCGTGTAGACTTGTTGGTGTCGCAAATGACACTTCAGGAAAAAGTTGATCAGTTGGAGTACACTTCAAAGGCAGTTGATCGTCTTCAAGTGCCTGAATACAATTGGTGGAATGAGTGCCTGCACGGAGTTGCACGGGCCGGTTATGCAACGGTTTTTCCGCAATCGATAAGTATTGCTGCATCGTGGGATGTCGATTTGGTAAACAGGGTGGCAGTGGCTATTTCGGATGAAGCACGGGCCAAACACCATGAGTTTGTTCGTCGCGATAAACGAGGAATCTACCAGGGACTTACATTTTGGTCGCCAAACATTAATATTTTTCGCGATCCGCGCTGGGGACGGGGCCACGAAACTTACGGAGAAGATCCGTACCTCACTGGAATTTTGGGAACCCAGTTTGTTAAAGGACTTCAAGGCGATGATCCGAAATACCTGAAAGTTGTTGCTACGGCAAAACACTATGCCGTTCACTCCGGACCTGAACCATTGCGTCACGAATTTAATGCATTGGTAAGCGAACGCGATTTGCGCGAAACCTACTTGCCGGCATTTCGCATGCTTATAAAAGACGGAGGCGCTTATTCGGTAATGGGAGCATACAATCAGTTTCGCGGATTTCCGTGCTGTGCCAGCGACGAGTTGTATGGAATTCTTCGTAACGACTGGGGATTTGATGGCTACATCGTTTCCGATTGTTGGGCCATTTCTGATTTTTATACCTACCAGGGATTTTCGAAGGATGCAGCAGAAGCCGCAGCAGTTGCTGTAAAAGCGGGCACCGATTTAAATTGTGGAAATTCATACCGTCATCTTACCGAAGCGGTTGAACGCGGGTTGATAACAGAAGAAGAAATTGATGTGGCTGTAAAACGTTTGTTTACGGCACGTTTTAAATTGGGAATGTTTGATCCGGATGAAGACGTTTCATACGCACAAATACCTTTCTCGGTCAATACTTCAAAAGAAAATGATGCGCTTGCACTGGAAGCTGCCCGTAAAAGTATTGTGTTGCTTAAAAATGAAAATAATACACTGCCAATTTCAAAAGACATTAAAACGCTTGCTGTTATTGGTCCCAATGCCGATAACTGGGAATCGTTGGTTGGAAACTATAACGGTATTGCCAAAAATCCGGTAACAGTATTAAAAGGATTGCAAAACAAATTGCCGAATACCAAAATTCTTTATGCCGAAGGAAGTCATTTGGCCAATGGAGTAAGTAACCTGCACGCAATTCCGTCTGAGAATTTACAAACTGCAGATGGCACACAAGGAGTAAAAGCAGAATATTTTAATAACGCTGAATTTGAAGGTGAACCGGCTTTTACACGCGTTGATGAGAATATTGATTTCTATTGGGAATCGGCAGCACCAACACCTGAATTGGATGACGATGATTTTAGTGTGCGCTGGACCGGTTACATTGTCCCTCCGGTAACAGGAGAATACAAAATAGGATCTTGGGGAATGCCAAAGCTTAATATTTGGCTGGAAGGAGAAATGCTCATGAAGCACAACTCAGAACATCATGCTTTTCATCACGAGAAAGCTGTGAAAATGGAGGCTGGCAAAAAATATAAATTTGTATATGAGTATGTCAATGATCATGGCGATGGCGATGCAAAATTGATGTGGGCCATTCCAAATCAAAACCTGCAACAGGAAGCTGTAGAAGTAGTGAAAAAAGCAGATGCAGTCGTTTTGGTACTTGGACTTTCTCAACGTTTGGAAGGCGAAGAAATGCCCATAAAAGTCGATGGTTTTGAAGGTGGAGACCGAACACATTTAAAACTTCCGGAAACGCAGCGAGAACTAATGAAAGCTGTTGAAGCAACAGGAAAACCTGTTATTTTGGTTTTGTTAAACGGAAGTGCGTTGGCAGTTAACTGGGCCAATGAAAACCTGGAAGCTATTCTTTCTGCAGGATATCCGGGGCAGGAGGGTGGAAATGCTGTTGCCGATGTTTTAATGGGCGATTACAATCCGGCCGGCCGTTTGCCTGTTACCTACTACAAATCGGTTGATCAGTTGCCGCAATTTGAAGATTACGATATGGAAAATCGCACATACAAGTATTTTAACGATGAGCCGCTTTATCCGTTTGGCTTTGGTTTAAGCTATACAACATTCAGTTATTCAGACTTAAAACTGGATAGAAGCGCAAAAATTGGAGAAGCTGTAGAAATTAGCGCAAAGGTTACTAATTCTGGAAATACAAAGGGCGAAGAGGTAGTTCAGTTATATTTAACAGATATCGTCGCCTCAACTCCGCGACCAAAGTACCAGTTGGAAGGATTTCAACGAATTGCCCTGGAACCAGGCGAAACGAAAACAGTAAAATTTGTTCTACAACCTCGTCAATTCTCAATCATCGGAGCTGATGATAAACGCGTTATTGAAGCCGGTGATTTTTCGCTATTTGTTGGAGGAAGTCAACCAAAAGGAAAAGGTCTGAATGGCATTTCAAAAACAATTGAACTCAAAGGGAAAAATACTTTTATTGAATAA
- a CDS encoding DUF5916 domain-containing protein has translation MKIATVLLLILFIQSISAQEKRTYKASTAENLSININGVFEETEWQNANWENDFIQHEPEEGKAPTRQTEYAILYDANNLYVAIRSLDDPDSISMRMSRRDETDGDLVGVYIDSYFDKRTSFAFVVSAAGVRSDMVSTNDGDNEDNTWDPIWYTKTSVTKNGWNAEMRIPLTQLRFEESEEQIWGLNVFRYIFREDELSSWQPMKRETAGFTSQFGILRGIENIKPQNSLNVTPYMVARTERFEKVPENPFLESGKSNGFDAGLDAKIGLTNYLTMDLTINPDFGQVEADPSQVNLSTYETFFREKRPFFIEGNNILSYKLAFGDGNQSANNLFYSRRIGRRPHYSPDLNGDEYAENPDFTRILGAAKITGKTKNGWSIGVIESVTAEEKAKIKGLGADRKQVVEPLTNYFVGRVQKDFDEGNTYVGGMFTAVNRRIDDDHLDFLHKSAYTGGIDFVHKWHNKDWFVDAGIYFSRVEGSEEAILNTQTSYSRTYQRPDADYVTLDSTRTSLAGTGGKFTLGKTGGRFKFAGIFSWKSPGLEINDIGYTPEVDDIMQAFWAGYRWYEPFSIFRSMGLNFNQWTNYDFGGELMGAGGNINGHTQFKNFWNAFSSINVNGEQLSHSALRGGPSIKLPGNHSFYAGVFSNPQKKFTYGADGGMNWSNEKDFYSSKSFEVEFGYRPVKAMQIEISPEYGVSKNKLQYITQCDYQDSKRYIMGSIQRKTFSTSVRINYNITPDLTIQFWGQPFIATGAYDEFKRITNSKADELSNRYALYSSGQISYDAENGVYNIYESSNDAPDYSFDNPDFNVKEFLSNLVVRWEYRPGSMIYLVWSQNRGSYENMGKFDFNNDINDLFDQKPHNVFLVKFSYRIGR, from the coding sequence ATGAAAATTGCGACTGTCCTCTTGCTCATTCTATTCATACAATCCATATCTGCGCAGGAAAAACGAACTTACAAGGCAAGTACTGCAGAGAATCTATCGATTAACATTAACGGAGTATTTGAAGAAACTGAATGGCAAAATGCAAACTGGGAGAATGACTTCATTCAGCACGAACCCGAGGAAGGCAAAGCCCCAACCCGACAAACTGAATATGCCATACTATACGATGCCAATAATCTGTACGTTGCCATCCGGTCGTTAGATGATCCTGACAGTATTTCCATGCGAATGTCGCGGCGCGATGAAACAGATGGTGATCTTGTTGGAGTATACATCGATTCTTATTTCGATAAACGCACCTCATTTGCATTTGTGGTTTCTGCGGCCGGTGTCAGATCTGATATGGTAAGCACCAACGATGGCGATAATGAAGACAATACCTGGGACCCGATTTGGTATACAAAAACTTCAGTTACGAAGAATGGATGGAATGCAGAAATGCGAATTCCACTAACACAACTAAGGTTTGAAGAAAGCGAAGAGCAAATATGGGGTCTCAATGTATTTCGCTATATTTTTAGAGAAGATGAACTTTCATCGTGGCAGCCGATGAAACGCGAAACGGCTGGTTTTACCTCACAATTTGGTATTTTAAGGGGTATTGAAAATATAAAACCACAAAACTCGCTCAACGTAACGCCATACATGGTTGCCCGCACCGAGCGTTTTGAAAAGGTTCCTGAAAATCCTTTTTTAGAATCGGGAAAATCAAATGGTTTTGATGCAGGATTGGACGCTAAAATTGGTCTAACCAACTACCTTACCATGGACCTCACAATCAATCCTGATTTTGGGCAGGTTGAAGCCGATCCTTCGCAAGTTAACCTGAGCACTTACGAAACTTTTTTCAGAGAAAAACGACCGTTCTTTATTGAAGGGAATAATATCCTATCGTATAAACTTGCCTTTGGCGATGGAAACCAGTCGGCCAACAATCTGTTTTACTCACGTAGAATAGGTCGCCGACCTCATTATTCACCTGATTTGAATGGTGATGAATATGCTGAGAATCCCGACTTTACACGAATTTTGGGTGCAGCAAAAATCACGGGCAAAACAAAAAATGGTTGGTCAATTGGTGTAATTGAAAGTGTTACTGCAGAAGAAAAGGCAAAAATAAAAGGACTTGGCGCTGACAGGAAACAGGTTGTTGAACCTTTAACCAATTATTTTGTGGGCAGGGTTCAAAAAGATTTTGATGAAGGTAATACCTACGTTGGCGGAATGTTTACAGCAGTAAACAGAAGGATTGATGACGACCATTTAGATTTTCTTCATAAAAGTGCGTATACCGGTGGAATCGATTTTGTACATAAATGGCATAATAAAGACTGGTTTGTAGATGCAGGAATTTATTTCAGTAGAGTTGAAGGTAGCGAAGAAGCAATACTCAACACACAAACCTCTTATTCGCGTACTTATCAGCGCCCCGATGCCGACTATGTTACACTCGACTCAACGCGAACCTCGCTGGCAGGAACAGGAGGCAAATTTACCTTGGGTAAGACAGGTGGAAGGTTTAAGTTTGCAGGAATATTTAGCTGGAAATCGCCGGGATTGGAAATAAATGATATTGGCTACACTCCGGAAGTAGATGATATTATGCAGGCGTTTTGGGCGGGTTATCGCTGGTACGAACCCTTTTCAATTTTCAGAAGTATGGGGCTTAATTTTAACCAGTGGACGAATTATGATTTTGGTGGCGAATTGATGGGGGCCGGTGGAAATATTAACGGGCATACACAGTTTAAAAACTTTTGGAATGCATTTTCGAGCATAAATGTCAATGGCGAACAACTCTCACATTCTGCTTTGCGTGGAGGTCCGTCAATAAAACTCCCCGGAAACCATAGTTTCTATGCAGGAGTATTTTCAAATCCTCAAAAAAAGTTTACTTACGGTGCCGATGGTGGAATGAACTGGAGCAATGAGAAAGATTTCTATTCGAGTAAAAGTTTTGAGGTAGAATTTGGTTATCGCCCGGTAAAAGCCATGCAAATTGAAATCAGTCCGGAATACGGGGTGAGCAAAAATAAACTACAATATATTACTCAGTGTGATTATCAGGACAGTAAACGCTATATAATGGGTAGTATTCAACGAAAAACATTCAGCACATCGGTTAGGATAAATTATAATATTACACCCGACCTAACTATACAATTTTGGGGACAACCATTTATTGCAACCGGTGCTTACGACGAATTCAAACGTATAACAAACAGCAAGGCAGATGAATTATCCAACCGATATGCTTTGTATTCCTCCGGCCAGATTAGTTACGATGCCGAAAACGGCGTTTATAATATTTATGAATCATCAAACGACGCCCCCGACTATAGCTTTGATAATCCAGATTTTAACGTGAAAGAATTTTTATCCAATCTGGTAGTTCGATGGGAATATCGTCCAGGATCAATGATTTACCTGGTATGGTCGCAAAACCGTGGTTCTTATGAGAATATGGGAAAGTTTGATTTTAATAACGACATAAATGATCTCTTTGATCAGAAACCTCATAATGTCTTCCTGGTAAAATTTTCATACCGCATTGGAAGATAA
- a CDS encoding alpha/beta hydrolase: protein MVCILLLVLLSTAEAQNHTVYLIPGQGADARLYKNLVVDSSYQVKHIGYYTPEKGWDMKTFARELAKQIDTTETYSIIGVSLGGMLATEMADFLQPEKVIVISSAKCRLEFPGRYRFQKVVPVHRIVPGFTIKLGARILQPIVEPDRNKDKETFKSMLNSKDPKFLKRTTTMIITWRRKSYNKDIVHIHGDLDKTLPPRFVNFDYLVEDGSHMMVLTRGDLISELVNHILKE, encoded by the coding sequence ATGGTATGTATCTTGCTGCTGGTTCTGCTCTCAACGGCGGAAGCACAAAATCATACAGTTTATCTTATTCCCGGACAGGGGGCAGATGCCCGTTTGTACAAGAACCTGGTTGTTGATTCTTCTTATCAGGTAAAACATATTGGCTATTATACACCCGAAAAAGGTTGGGATATGAAAACTTTTGCACGCGAACTGGCAAAACAAATAGATACAACGGAAACATATTCAATAATAGGAGTGTCGCTGGGAGGAATGCTGGCAACCGAAATGGCTGATTTTCTGCAACCTGAAAAAGTAATTGTTATTTCGAGTGCAAAATGCAGGCTGGAATTTCCGGGGCGCTACCGTTTTCAAAAAGTAGTACCTGTTCACCGTATCGTTCCGGGATTTACAATAAAATTGGGAGCACGAATACTACAACCAATTGTAGAACCCGATAGGAACAAAGACAAAGAGACTTTTAAGAGTATGTTGAACAGTAAGGATCCTAAGTTTTTGAAACGAACAACAACCATGATAATAACCTGGAGAAGGAAAAGTTACAATAAAGATATCGTACATATTCATGGTGATTTAGATAAAACTTTACCTCCGCGTTTTGTCAATTTTGATTACCTGGTGGAAGATGGTTCGCACATGATGGTGCTTACACGTGGCGATTTAATCAGTGAGCTTGTAAATCATATTTTGAAGGAATAA
- a CDS encoding efflux transporter outer membrane subunit, giving the protein MKRNKNYSLLSVALLLFISSCMVGPKFQQVEMQTPESYRFQNTEATEADTINWQILFNDPVLANLIDSALTNNLDRLMAVSSINEARAYLGMAKADMYPQFSYSASFAYGNTQAPALSAMSSLTATTNLNWEIDFWGKYRRATEAAKADLLASEYGLQALELSLVSQVAITYHTLLDYKNRLEISRQTFESRKESHRIIRERFEKGIVPEIDLNQAQIQEATAAAAIPVYERSIAFTENALSVLIGQNPAPIITETALEDLQLPNIVPAGLPSELLERRPDILQAEQMLKAQNARIGVAQAMRFPSISLTGLLGIASADLADFNSDDAFIGSAGADLFGPIFQFGKNKRRVEAQREVTEQMKYNYEKAVLSAFRETEDALIYISTLSEELKYTKQQLEASKNAAKLSRQRYDGGVTSYLEVLDAERALFNIELYYSELLQKSLEANINLYKSLGGGW; this is encoded by the coding sequence ATGAAACGAAATAAAAACTACAGTTTATTGAGTGTTGCACTGCTGCTGTTTATTAGCAGCTGTATGGTTGGTCCAAAATTCCAACAAGTTGAAATGCAAACACCAGAAAGTTATCGTTTTCAGAATACTGAGGCAACAGAAGCAGATACCATAAACTGGCAAATACTATTCAATGATCCGGTACTTGCCAACCTTATTGATTCTGCACTGACCAATAACCTCGACCGTTTAATGGCTGTTTCAAGTATTAACGAAGCCCGTGCATACCTGGGAATGGCAAAAGCCGATATGTATCCGCAATTTTCATATTCCGCATCGTTTGCCTACGGGAATACACAAGCTCCTGCCCTTTCAGCAATGTCGTCGTTAACAGCTACAACCAACCTAAACTGGGAAATTGATTTCTGGGGAAAGTACCGGAGAGCAACGGAAGCTGCAAAAGCAGATTTACTTGCATCTGAGTATGGATTACAAGCGCTTGAATTAAGTTTAGTTTCGCAGGTTGCAATAACTTATCACACTTTGCTTGATTATAAAAACCGGTTGGAAATTTCGCGCCAAACATTTGAATCGCGCAAGGAGTCGCATCGGATTATCAGGGAACGCTTTGAAAAAGGTATCGTTCCCGAAATTGATCTGAATCAGGCACAAATTCAGGAAGCTACAGCTGCAGCTGCTATTCCTGTCTACGAACGTTCGATTGCTTTTACTGAAAATGCACTGAGTGTTTTAATCGGACAAAATCCTGCGCCAATTATAACAGAAACAGCGCTTGAAGATCTTCAATTGCCGAATATTGTTCCGGCAGGCTTGCCGTCTGAATTATTGGAACGCCGTCCCGATATTCTTCAGGCAGAACAAATGCTGAAAGCACAAAATGCGCGTATCGGCGTGGCACAAGCCATGCGTTTCCCATCAATAAGTTTAACCGGATTACTTGGAATTGCCAGTGCAGATTTAGCTGATTTTAATTCGGATGACGCCTTTATTGGCTCGGCTGGTGCCGACTTATTTGGCCCAATTTTCCAGTTCGGGAAAAACAAACGCCGCGTTGAAGCACAACGAGAAGTTACTGAACAAATGAAGTATAACTATGAAAAAGCTGTACTTTCAGCATTCAGAGAAACCGAAGACGCACTGATCTATATATCAACGCTTTCCGAAGAATTAAAATATACAAAACAACAACTGGAAGCTTCGAAAAATGCAGCTAAACTTTCGCGCCAGCGATATGATGGTGGTGTTACAAGTTATCTTGAAGTTCTTGATGCAGAACGGGCACTTTTTAATATTGAGCTGTATTATTCTGAGCTCCTGCAAAAGAGTTTGGAGGCCAATATAAACCTCTACAAATCTCTTGGTGGAGGATGGTGA
- a CDS encoding S8 family peptidase, with product MKKYLLLFIMALAVVIVSCEKTEDISVTNPDQVEFITHTETVIPGQYIVMFEASNLKSVYKSKADADLAVLTKAQKISSAAKINLGEPKMVYSQTIEGVVVNISEKEANDLKYADDIVGVYPDKMVTLKKPGTLPSDPPESPDQVVPYGIERVGGGATYSGSHKAWIIDTGIDLDHPDLNVDVANGYLAEGIRAKSFDDDNGHGSHCAGIVGAYDNEIGVIGVAAGALVVPVKVLDKRGSGAYSAIIDGVEYVATNAASGDVANMSLGGGVYDPIDAAVEALGEAGVLVALAAGNESDDANNHSPARANGPNLYTVSAMDINDDFAYFSNYGNPPIDYCAPGVSIFSCYKEGGFVTMSGTSMAAPHVCGLLLATNGNLSTDGYVNGDPDGAADPIAVN from the coding sequence ATGAAAAAGTATTTATTATTGTTTATAATGGCATTAGCCGTTGTAATTGTTTCTTGTGAAAAAACGGAAGATATTTCAGTTACGAACCCCGATCAGGTTGAGTTTATTACTCACACAGAAACTGTAATTCCCGGACAATACATTGTTATGTTCGAAGCCTCTAATTTGAAATCTGTTTATAAAAGTAAAGCTGACGCAGATCTCGCAGTGTTAACAAAAGCACAAAAAATAAGCAGTGCAGCAAAAATTAACCTGGGTGAACCCAAAATGGTTTACAGCCAAACAATTGAAGGAGTAGTTGTAAACATTAGTGAAAAGGAAGCTAATGATTTGAAATATGCTGATGATATTGTTGGAGTATATCCGGATAAAATGGTGACACTGAAAAAGCCGGGTACACTTCCATCGGATCCACCAGAATCACCCGATCAGGTAGTTCCTTACGGAATTGAAAGAGTCGGTGGAGGAGCAACATATTCAGGAAGTCATAAAGCCTGGATTATTGATACAGGTATTGATTTAGATCACCCTGATCTTAATGTGGATGTTGCTAATGGTTATTTAGCTGAAGGAATTCGGGCAAAAAGCTTCGATGACGACAATGGACACGGATCGCATTGTGCAGGTATCGTTGGAGCCTACGATAATGAAATTGGTGTTATTGGTGTAGCAGCCGGTGCTCTGGTTGTACCTGTAAAAGTTTTAGATAAAAGAGGTTCTGGTGCCTATTCAGCAATAATAGACGGCGTTGAATATGTTGCAACAAATGCAGCTTCTGGTGATGTTGCCAATATGAGTTTAGGTGGTGGTGTTTATGACCCAATAGATGCTGCTGTTGAAGCATTGGGCGAGGCTGGAGTTTTGGTTGCATTGGCAGCGGGTAACGAAAGCGATGATGCGAATAATCATTCTCCTGCAAGGGCAAATGGACCTAATTTATATACCGTTTCAGCAATGGATATAAACGATGATTTTGCCTACTTTTCAAATTACGGAAATCCACCAATTGATTATTGTGCTCCCGGAGTAAGTATCTTTTCTTGTTACAAGGAGGGTGGTTTTGTAACAATGAGTGGAACATCAATGGCAGCTCCGCATGTTTGCGGTTTATTGCTGGCAACAAATGGGAATTTATCGACTGATGGCTATGTAAATGGTGATCCTGATGGAGCTGCAGACCCTATTGCTGTTAATTAA